AGGTAGTCTCAGAGATACGCCAGTATTTCTACAGGTAAAAGAAAAAGTGCTTCTCGATATCCTGAAACTATTATGTCTGAATGCTTCTAGGGTTGTTGTTCTCTCTAAAATACAAGGCACCCATTTAAAATACGTCTTTCATTTAAAGTAGGGATGACAAAAAAGAATTATAGTCAATTTGATAAGCCCATAATTAATTTTATGTTAGGGCTGATAACCGAGAAATGGAGATATATAAGCTATGtaacaggggcgtagattacgtgcTCCCCACCCCTACTTTTAATATCATGTAAAtttgtcccccgcactttttcggttaagtgtgttcgcatagaggttttcaagagctggtgtgaatacatttcaactcaaagagacatgatagtctgcgcatgacctgatattttatttgGACCAAGAATAAGGCGAGATAAAATTCACAGAGCACTAAACACTCACGCAGTGTGTGTTTAATTCAAACTCGAAgctggagggcgctctcgcgcagaaagtcataccaGGACATTCCTAATATAGACAAAAGAATCCAGGGATCACTGTATTTTCACAGAAAACCAGAAACGTTTGgaaacatgaaaaaattaaacatacgattgcgacaagatatggtttatttgtttttccaAGCCATCTCCAGGTAGCCTAATAAATAAAGTAGcctatatgaacaatgcagtgctgtttgacatatagcatttattacagaatAGAAACTAGAAACATTATGTGCAATGAATTTAtgcacattataatgtacagtatgaaaaactgatattcatttttacatttttattatatatatatattacagcgtTATTAAATTGTTAGTGTTATAAACATtaagtttaaatgaaaaaatgtaaaaagtggaAGTTAGCATGCACAATGAAATATCCACAACTGACTGATAAAAACCTATATAAATGATTACTATATAAATTGTCCAGcatgaaattaacatttaaaaataattatttaaatgcatgttattgatcttattaTGAGCAATTCAGACATGTTTTCAATTCAATctcatattttttcatatatttaaatcaaaatgtcataacttaagaataaaaattatttatggtCACATAAACCACACTTCTTCAAtcatttagtctgcttaaacCCTACCATGATCATCTACAAGCTTGCTTTTTTTATGACTGCgggtttttctttttgaataatgTTAATTTCTGATTTACACCACAGTATAAAAGAAAAGAATCTGGTGCTATGCCTgtttcattgcaactttaaacaccactcacattttctcccAAAATTCTAGAAATAGTTCTCATTCCTAAAAGTTTGAGTGTTCTCTCTGCAGAGAGGAAGAAGACAAGAACCACACTTATTCTGTGGTCACCAGAGTGCCGGTAGGGTTCGATGGTCGGCTGGCGTGTTTCAGACTGGAGCAGAGCTATAAAGTGGGACCCCTAGAGATGAACAGAGAGACCGTGTTCAGAACCCGCACGAGTCTGAAGAATAACAGAACACTGTTTACTGATAACAACGGCTATCAGATGATGAAAAGAACATATAAGGCCTTTGTGAACAACACAATCCCCCGTGTAAGGTTGCTTTACACGAAAACAAAATTTTCAGATATTAAGAGATATGCTTATCATACATCTGTTGTGTTTACATGCACAGAATTACTACCCAATGGTACGAGCGGCCTACATACAAGATGATTCCAGCAGAGTTGTGTTCCTCAGTGAAAGAGCTCATGGAGTGGCCAGTTTAAGTCAGGGTCAACTAGAAGTGGGGGCTTGCATTTGCTTTTCACACATACTTAGCACTGATCTCTAAGGCCTTActtagctgttttctattttacaaatgatttgtattttttgcactgtgtgtgtgtgcatcaggtGATGCTTCATAGACGGCTTTGGAACAACCAGGAGTGGAATCTGGGTTATAACCTGACTCTTAATGACTCTTCTGTGGTGCGGCCTGTTCTCTGGATGATGCTGGGCTCCCCTTCTGCATTGTCATCTATCTACCAACAGGAGGCACTAGAGCTGCAGCACAGACCTGTGGTTATGCCCATTGACCAACCCCGTGAGTCTGCAAACACTGGCATAGCTTTCAGTCTCAGTTCCTCTAAAAAGTGTATTACATTCAGTGTTAACCATCTAATGAGTAACAATAGGAAACATACTGTAGCATACCCTCCATTTATCTTTAATCCAAATGCTTGCCATTAATAATGTACAACTACTTACAAACAGGTGCACTTtggatttatatataaaaaagttgtcagttaaaaatagaaattcCCTCCATTAGCCCAGTACCAAGGTTATTACAGTAAACTAAACTACAGTCATAAAGATGTTTATTAcatgaaatataataaattagaaaaaaacttTCTGTTAGGTGCCTGTAACGGGGCTGATGGGTCGTGAGACATGCGGATCTATGTGCAAGCTTTTATCACGCAGAGACGTGGTTATAACAGGCACgggtcaaacactggcaaacaggtgTATAGAGGACAAGGCAAAGAATATTCCTAGGGCAAGCATCGGTCTTTGATGAAtgaacaatatccagagggctaagcaagaggggtaatccagaatccagagcaaagggtcaaaacacgagTAACAGGGTAAGGCAAGgaaaagactaaactatgaaaactataaaattaaacaagactatgaaaacaaacacagaatgGCTAGGTATCGCAGCTATGGCAGGGagagggatatgtgcagaacaatactcggcagtgtgtgaggggaagtccaatgcttataaagcatgtctgatgattgtgctgtgtgtgtgtgtgtgtgtgattgttatcaggtgaatgtgattggtgcaatggagcatgggaaatgtagtccagggtgtactgtgtagaGTGAAAGTCTTATTTagacatcattttaatataatgtactaaaattaataaaactgaaataaaaaaaactgtgtaatcgtactaaaataaactaataaaatgacaaaattagtaaaacatttaactgaaattaaaatgaaaatacaaatacaaactaATTCAGAATATTGaaagtaaatacaaaaaaaaaaacactgcctaGTACATCTTTCCTTAAAATGTGGAAGCCCTTTTTAACATATATATGCACTCATGCATCATCATGCAAATGACACAGATTTATAGAATGGTGTTTGTATTTAGTGCAACTACTGTTTTATCTCTGTTTGTTCATTAAACACTTTACCTTCatgtattatttatgttattagaTTTTCATTATTACCTCTTTTTGTCTGAAATTGAATTAATTTCCTCCCATCTTTTATGTatcataaaaaataagaaaactgaTAACAAAATGTGAAGTAACAGTGCTTCACCTAAAGTGTACTGAACAACAATAACATTTCTTTAccatatttgtgtgttttgtacATTTTGATAAGCTAACAGAGACAAAGGAATGTAAACTTTTCCCTTATACAGAAAGGCTGTGGAATCAGAGAGAGAAATTTAGTGGGCCGTTTGTTCAGCCGGTTGTGGTGCCCCAGAACCTCCACATGCAGACCCTGAGCATCCCTGGCTGGAGCTACAGTCCTGATCACAGCCAGCACATCCACCGTCTCAACTCAGGCAGGCCGCAGTATACACATCACAACAAAACAGTCATGCAAATCAGGGATTGATGGAGAGAGTATAAATTCTGCTTATAACCAGAAGctatattgaaaatgtatatattgtgtTTCAAGGTGGAGAGAGAAAGTCTGAGATAGACTTTGACCGTATTCTTTTGAGAATCACACACCTGTATGAAGAGGGAGAAGACCCAGTCCTATCACAACCCACTGATATTAACCTAAAGGTACCTGATGTTTTTATTGGTAGATTTCTTAAACGTCACCATTACAACAGTAAATTCATACATGAATTCATTAACAGGAAGTTATGAGAGGCATAGGTGAAGTAACCAAAGTTCAGGAGCGTTCCCTCACTGGAACGTGGAATATATCAGACCTCCAGAGGTGGAGCTGGAAAACTAATGAAAGTGTACGGAAAGAAGGTGTGATTTCACCCTTGACTGGTTACCACAATGTTTTATCTGACAAGAACTTATATCTGACTGAATAGCTGTAATTAGAAATGTCATTGCTATAAACTACtgttttaggggaagtcgtggcctaatggttagagagtcggactcccaatcgaaaggttgtgagttcgagccttgggccggcaggaattgtgggtggggggagtgcatgtacagttctctctccactctcaataccacgacttaggtgcccttgagcaaggcattgaacccccaactgctccccgggcgccgcagcataaatggctgcccactgctccgggtgtgtgctcacagtgtgtgtgttcactgctctgtgtgtgtgcatttcggatgggttaaatgcagagcacaaattctgagtatgggtcaccatacttggctgaatgtcacttcacttcacttcactgttggtgttttttttctctgttgaCAGAGCACAAGGATTTTTTCAGTAGCACAGCCCAGGACTTCAACGTGACCATTTATCCGAAGGAGATCAGAACctttttcatttactttaaataGACAGATTTGCCAAATCAGATTTTTGTCTTCTGTGAAGATTCGTTAAGATTAGTTCTAAATTGCGTAGTTCTAAATTGATTTTAAGATGTGTACGATCTGAATCACctttttaaaatgtgctttattttttcttatgAAATGATTAAAGATAATGTTAAGCATCACACATTTTGTGAAGTGTTTAGACTCATTTGTGTTCTTTGGTTATTTAGAAAGTACATATACAATCTTAACATCAGGTCAGTGGGTGGGTGTGAACTTTATTCAATTCAatgcaaaaacttttatttcaccACTGATACATTAATAGCATTGCTTTTGTTTTCACATTGGCTTAAAGCAGTATTCCACATCAGAATGAGACTTCTTTCGTAATGCCCACACCTGTATGACTTTCactgtattactttttttttagtcTACATTGTATAATAGAAGTCAATGGGCTCCAATTTAGTTTGGTTCCCAACATTCCTCATAATATCTTTTGAATGAAAGCAGTATGAAGATAGAAACAGAAAAAGATAGGTGGGGGATTTGTCAACACATACAACTCATACAACAGTATGAAGACTGTAACtagatagattttattttatattgtttattacatttgCTTATTCAATTTTAAtcacttttaaaatattatttttagaaatgttatatgttattgtattgtaaaagtgattgaaatatatattcatacacaATTATGTTAATTCAGATGTAGGTCTGagacaaaaagaaaatttaaaaaactgtttaaagacaagatgttttaatgttctctaaatatttgtatatagatatataagtGATATGTTTGGTATAATGTATTAACATTTCATAATGTGCTCTAAGATTTAGTTTTAGATTAGTATTATTAGCCTTTTTGGATGCACACACTCCCACTTTCATTGCGCAGCTGTGGGTGGCGTCATAACGATGACAGgctgaaaaagacaaaaaaatggaTTACAGTCAGGAACTGTGCATCATTCACACTGCTCACCATCATTGACAGATATATGAAATGAGTGTTACTTACCACATGAGATCTGGGAGCGCAGCAAGGAATCAccttgcagcagtacacagctaTTGTGATGGAGAGGACAATCTGAGTCACCTCCATCAGCTGATCTATTGAATACTGAAGAGCAAATCCTTTCTGTAAGCAAAGAGGATAAACAATATCTAAATATGCACTGACCACCCGCAACATTAAAACCACTTGCCTCATATATAATTCCCCTTTGTGCTGCCAAACCAGCTCTGATTCGTCAAGGCACAGACTCCACAAGACCTCTGAGCATGTCCTGTGGTGTCTGGCACAAAGACATTAGCAGCAGGTTGGATTTGCTGGTCCAGCACCACCCATAGATGCTCAATTGAGATCTGGGAATTTGGAAAACAGGGCAACACCTTGAACTCTCTTCTGTTCCTCAAACCATTCCTAAACAATTTTTGCAGTGTGTCAGGATGTATTATCCTGCTAAAAGATGCCACTGCCTTCCGGGAACACTACTGAAGGGGTGTACGTGATCTGAAACAGTCTTTAGGCAGTTGGTACTTGTCAAAGTAAGACCCACATGAATGCCAGGAGCCAAGGTTTCCAAGCAGAATATTACCCAGAGTAATCCAATGCGTCCACCAATCTGTCTTCTAGTGCATACTGCTTCAATCTCTTCCTCAGGTAAAAAACGCATAGGAACCCGGTCATCTAACTGATCTAAATGTGATTCATTTGACCAGGCTACTTTCTTCCATTAGTTCATGGCACAGTTCAGGCATCATGCAGACTATGACTGGTCTGTGGCTATGCAGGCCCATCTGAACCAAACTGCAACCCGCATTTACTTTTGCAGCATTTCTAGCTACAATATCTCTCTTGTGAAATCGGACCAGACAAGGCTAGCTTTCGCTCCCTATCTACAAGGGGGCCTCGGGCATTCAAGATCCTGAAGCTGGTTTACCGGTTGTCCTTCCTAGCACTTTTGGTAGGCAACCACTACATTTTGGATAAGTGAGGAGAACTTTTCCTGAAATGGAACCCCATCCCAACTTTGATTCTATAAACAAATAACATAATGATTTGAAAAGCATACAGTGAGACtaagaacattaaaaatgtatatttaaaatagttttcttaCCTCTATTTGTATGCATATGTTATTTTCATGTGTTATCTCGCTTTGATTATAATGATACCAGCAGCCTGAGTCTGAATATGGCTCAGCAATAGTTCCCAGAAAACAGAAGGTATATGCCACACACGTGACCACCTGCATTCCCAAACAAGCCTTAAGCTGTTGAGAAATAAAACGACAAACACACTCAGGAATTATTATTTCTAAGTGCCTCTTCAGTGATACATTCAGAGTGGGAACTCAGAAATTCACTGGATAGGCTACATTCTGCATATAGTGCATAACTGGCATCCATGgtacataattttaataatatttcataatttttgctGTGTCCAGATTAGGGATGGAACGATTACCGGATTGAcaataaatcatgataaaattccccaCAGTTAGTAGTCTGCGCTCTTAAAAActcactgttggcaggtgaagtTTCTGCGATGCAATGGCCACACTGCCAGAAATAATGCCCTGTTTAAAGGAAACATAGTGGCaagttatattgtatatatacacacacatatatatatatatatatacaagggtTATTTTGTTAGCTGGTTAACAtgcatgcataatatatatatatatatatatatatatatatatatatatatatatatatatatatatatatatttatatttatgcatgcatgcatgttaaCCAGCTAACAAACTTACCATTGCTTAAGATCGTCAAACaatatgaaaacagttgtacatATTGTACAAttcaaacatattaaaataaaaacatataaaatggaCACTTACAACACATGAAAACGCCACCATGAATCTATAGAACGCAGATAGTCctttataaaagtaataaaacGGAATTTGGCTAACAACGAAGAAGACAGTGAGCGCGATCTCGGTGACCTGCGGGATGAGAAAAATCAGCCTTCATTAGATGTGTTTGAGACTAACTTACATTGTATTCTATTTCAATATAAAGTTCACGTGTAACGTTACCCCTAAAATCTTGGGTTCTGCCTCCAggaatttgtatttttgtctgTGGTTCTTCTGGAAAGTAACTTCCAGTAATGTCCCGGCCTCGGCCGAGCCGCTCGCGCTCTGCGCTGCAGCAACCGCCGGAGCAGCGCCACAAACCTCGGGCTCTTCGGGTCCAACTTCGCCTGGGTGTTTATTAAAACATCGTCAGAAGTTTAGCATCAGTTCTGGCTCTGCTGGTTTAAAATGCCAGTTTATAAAATAcacatgattttatttataagaTATCTTACTGGTCATTTTCTTCTGCGGGTCTTCAATACAAGCGTTCAAAACAATCGCTAGTGTATTGCGGCCAAAACCCCTTAAAAAGACTCCGTTGTGGGGTTATCGGAatgtgtccgccccctcccatcTGGAGCATCAAGACTTCCTACAGTCTTTCGACATTACAGCTGGAAAGGCTAAACCTGTAACCACAGACGGTTTTACAGTGCGTTTTTCCtcaatgctttttttaaagttaGCAAAAAACGATGTCAACCAAGCTGTAGCCTGTGTAGGGTAGGACAAGGCTATATAAAAGCATTAGAAAACATACAGAATTGTAAACGAAAATAGAAGGCTATTTAAAGAGAAAGCCAACTTGTCGGTGTCTATATTAATAGTCTAAATGATATGAGACAAAGAAGGCGTAGCTGTATTCAGT
The genomic region above belongs to Carassius carassius chromosome 3, fCarCar2.1, whole genome shotgun sequence and contains:
- the LOC132128551 gene encoding uncharacterized protein LOC132128551 encodes the protein MTSEVGPEEPEVCGAAPAVAAAQSASGSAEAGTLLEVTFQKNHRQKYKFLEAEPKILGVTEIALTVFFVVSQIPFYYFYKGLSAFYRFMVAFSCVVSVHFICFYFNMFELYNMYNCFHIITCHYVSFKQGIISGSVAIASQKLHLPTLKACLGMQVVTCVAYTFCFLGTIAEPYSDSGCWYHYNQSEITHENNICIQIEKGFALQYSIDQLMEVTQIVLSITIAVYCCKVIPCCAPRSHVPVIVMTPPTAAQ